The Ovis canadensis isolate MfBH-ARS-UI-01 breed Bighorn chromosome 13, ARS-UI_OviCan_v2, whole genome shotgun sequence genome includes a region encoding these proteins:
- the THNSL1 gene encoding threonine synthase-like 1 — protein MLHFKRCQHLKQITQKCLSRIHVKTDKHPQLFLSRTFALAELRKSWHSIYSLVGDKNIILMGPPGAGKTTVGRIIGQKLGCCVIDVDDDILEKTWNMSVSEKLQDVGNEQFLEEEGKAVLNFSASGSVISLTGSNPMHDASMWHLKKNGIIVYLDVPLLDIVSRLKLMKIDRIVGQNSGTSMKDLLKFRRQYYKKWYDTRVFCESGASPEEVANKVLSAVKRYQDVDSETFISTRHIWPKDCEQKVPTKFFSEAVIEGLASDGGLFVPEKEFPKLNCGEWKSLVGATYIERAQILLEKCIHPADIPAARLGEMIETAYGENFACSKIAPVRHLSGNQFILELFHGPTGSFKDLSLQLMPHLFAHCIPPSCNFMILVATSGDTGSAVLNGFSRLNKNDKQRIAVATFFPEDGVSDFQKAQIIGSQNENGWAVGVKSDFDFCQTSIKRIFQDSDFTGFLAVEYGTVLSSANSINWGRLLPQVVYHASAYLDLVSQGFISFGSPVDVCIPTGNFGNILAAVYAKTMGVPIRKFICASNQNHVLTDFIKTGHYDIRERKLAKTFSPAIDILKSSNLERHLHLMANKDGQLMRRLFNQLEEEHHFQIEKILVEKLQQDFVADWCSEGECLAAIHSTYNTSGYILDPHTAVAKVVADRMQDKTCPVIVSSTAHYSKFAPAIMQALKIREINQTSSSQVYLLSSYNALPPPHEALLERTKQQEKIEHQVCAADVNVLKNYVEKLAQNQFI, from the coding sequence atGCTCCACTTTAAGCGATGTCAGCATCTGAAACAGATAACTCAGAAATGCTTGTCTCGCATCCATGTGAAAACAGATAAACATCCACAGCTATTTCTTTCAAGAACCTTTGCGCTTGCGGAATTAAGGAAATCATGGCATTCCATCTACTCTCTTGTTGGAGACAAAAATATTATCCTGATGGGACCTCCcggtgctgggaaaacaacaGTAGGCAGAATAATAGGCCAGAAACTGGGTTGTTGTGTCATCGATGTGGATGATGATATCCTTGAAAAAACCTGGAATATGAGTGTGTCTGAAAAATTGCAGGATGTTGGTAATGAGCAATTtttagaagaggaaggaaaagccGTGTTAAACTTCTCTGCATCTGGAAGTGTGATTTCCCTTACTGGGTCCAACCCAATGCATGATGCTAGCATGTGGCATctaaagaaaaatggaataattGTTTATCTGGATGTGCCTCTACTAGATATAGTCAGTCgtctaaaattaatgaaaatagatAGGATTGTAGGTCAGAATTCTGGAACCTCTATGAAAGACTTACTTAAATTTAGAAGACAGTACTATAAGAAGTGGTACGATACTCGTGTTTTTTGTGAAAGTGGGGCTTCCCCGGAAGAGGTAGCCAACAAAGTGCTGAGTGCAGTTAAAAGATACCAAGATGTGGATTCAGAAACATTCATTTCCACAAGACACATTTGGCCTAAAGACTGTGAACAGAAAGTTCCAACAAAATTCTTTAGTGAAGCTGTGATTGAGGGGTTAGCTTCTGACGGTGGACTTTTTGTTCCTGAGAAGGAGTTTCCAAAGTTAAACTGTGGGGagtggaaaagcctggtaggagCAACATACATAGAAAGAGCACAGATACTTCTGGAAAAATGTATACATCCTGCTGACATACCTGCTGCCAGGCTGGGAGAGATGATTGAAACTGCTTATGGGGAAAACTTTGCCTGCTCAAAAATCGCCCCTGTCAGGCACCTGTCAGGCAACCAGTTCATCCTGGAGTTGTTTCATGGACCAACGGGATCATTTAAAGATCTGTCTTTACAGCTCATGCCCCATCTTTTTGCACACTGTATTCCACCAAGTTGCAATTTTATGATACTTGTAGCCACCTCAGGAGACactggaagtgcagtcttaaatGGCTTTAGTCGTCTTAATAAGAATGACAAGCAGAGAATAGCTGTGGCCACATTTTTTCCTGAAGACGGAGTCAGTGATTTTCAAAAAGCACAAATAATTGGCAGTCAGAATGAAAATGGATGGGCAGTAGGTGTCAAGTCAGATTTTGATTTCTGCCAGACATctataaaaagaatttttcaaGATTCTGATTTTACTGGCTTTCTTGCTGTGGAATATGGAACCGTCTTAAGTTCAGCTAACTCCATAAACTGGGGCCGACTGCTTCCCCAAGTAGTTTATCATGCTTCTGCATACCTTGATCTCGTTAGCCAaggatttatttcttttggaaGCCCAGTTGATGTGTGTATTCCCACAGGAAACTTTGGTAACATTTTAGCAGCAGTGTATGCCAAAACCATGGGAGTCCCTATTCGAAAATTTATCTGTGCTTCTAATCAGAACCATGTTTTGACTGATTTTATAAAAACAGGACATTATGATATAAGGGAAAGAAAACTAGCAAAGACCTTTTCACCAGCAATCGATATCCTCAAATCTTCAAACCTGGAACGACATTTACACCTGATGGCTAATAAAGATGGACAGTTAATGAGAAGACTGTTTAATCAATTAGAAGAGGAGCATCACTTCCAGATAGAGAAGATCCTAGTTGAGAAACTTCAGCAGGATTTCGTGGCTGACTGGTGCTCCGAGGGAGAGTGCCTGGCAGCTATTCACTCCACCTACAACACTTCGGGGTACATTTTGGACCCACATACTGCTGTTGCGAAAGTAGTTGCAGACAGAATGCAAGACAAAACTTGCCCAGTGATTGTATCCTCTACAGCTCATTACTCCAAGTTTGCACCTGCTATCATGCAGGCTTTAAAGATCAGAGAAATCAACCAGACTTCATCAAGTCAAGTTTACTTACTAAGTTCATACAATGCCTTACCTCCACCACATGAGGCTTTATTAGAGAgaacaaaacagcaagagaagatAGAGCACCAGGTATGTGCAGCTGATGTGAATGTCCTGAAGAATTACGTGGAAAAACTTGCACAAAATCAATTCATATGA